A single genomic interval of Calditrichota bacterium harbors:
- a CDS encoding RNA-binding protein, with translation MNIYVGNISKTTKEESIRAAFAVFGQVGEVKLIRDKHTHENRGFGFVEMPAKPEAIEAIKKMNQSKLDGNQLIVNEAAERKKSNSFQWGSGRS, from the coding sequence ATGAATATATATGTTGGTAATATTTCAAAAACGACAAAGGAAGAATCTATCCGGGCTGCTTTTGCGGTTTTTGGGCAGGTAGGTGAGGTTAAACTGATTAGAGATAAACACACACATGAAAACCGCGGATTTGGTTTTGTAGAAATGCCAGCAAAACCGGAAGCGATTGAGGCAATCAAAAAAATGAACCAAAGCAAACTTGATGGAAATCAATTAATTGTGAATGAGGCGGCAGAACGCAAAAAATCTAATAGTTTCCAATGGGGTTCAGGTCGTAGCTGA
- a CDS encoding aminotransferase class V-fold PLP-dependent enzyme → MTYLRENPIEMKSDEFKKTGEQLIHSISDLINKIGEGPVTNGESPKQLQNILGSSPLPEEGTSAQELLYKATDLLFNHSLFNGHPKFLGYITSSAAPLGALADLLAASVNPNVGAQILSPIATEIEKQTIQWLAEFIGVSPSYGGVLVSGGNMANFTAFLAARTAKAPSNFKEDGFSASAKMTIYCSKTTHTWIEKAAILFGHGTKSIRWIETDENNKMNIDALESTIKNDLKEGAQPFMIVGTAGDVSTGVVDNLSAIAAVCKTYDLWFHIDGAYGIPAAVIPELRFVFSGTEEADSIALDPHKWLYSPLEAGCTLVKNPQHLIDTYSSNPEYYNFSKDEEIPSQNFFEFGLQNSRGFRALKVWLTLQQAGKNGYIKMINEDIELAKLLFALALKHPELDAVTQNLSITTLRYIPLEQTLDNTKKEEYLNKLNEALLDETQKAGEMFLSNAIVNGKYCLRACIVNFRTTEKDIEEIIEIIVREGRKTHIKLSS, encoded by the coding sequence ATGACATATCTTAGAGAAAATCCAATTGAAATGAAGAGCGATGAATTCAAAAAAACAGGTGAGCAGTTAATTCATTCTATTTCTGACTTAATAAATAAAATTGGAGAAGGCCCTGTTACAAATGGTGAATCTCCAAAGCAACTACAAAACATTTTAGGATCATCACCCTTACCAGAAGAAGGCACTTCAGCCCAAGAACTGCTTTATAAAGCAACCGATTTGTTATTCAATCATTCGCTTTTTAATGGCCACCCGAAATTTCTTGGCTACATAACATCTTCTGCTGCTCCATTAGGCGCTCTTGCAGATTTGCTGGCAGCCTCTGTAAATCCCAATGTGGGAGCACAAATATTAAGCCCGATAGCAACTGAAATTGAAAAACAAACAATTCAGTGGCTTGCAGAATTTATTGGTGTTTCACCTTCTTATGGCGGTGTTTTGGTAAGTGGTGGAAACATGGCAAATTTCACCGCTTTTTTAGCTGCACGGACAGCCAAAGCCCCATCGAATTTTAAAGAAGATGGTTTCTCTGCTTCTGCAAAAATGACTATCTATTGTTCTAAAACCACACATACATGGATTGAAAAAGCAGCCATTTTATTTGGACACGGCACAAAATCTATACGCTGGATTGAAACTGACGAAAACAACAAAATGAATATAGATGCTTTAGAGAGTACAATTAAAAATGATTTAAAAGAAGGTGCCCAACCATTTATGATAGTTGGCACAGCCGGCGATGTTAGCACTGGCGTAGTGGATAATCTTTCTGCGATTGCTGCGGTTTGCAAAACCTACGATTTATGGTTTCATATTGATGGTGCTTATGGTATCCCAGCTGCAGTTATCCCTGAACTACGCTTTGTTTTTAGCGGTACCGAAGAGGCGGATTCTATTGCTCTTGATCCACACAAATGGTTGTATAGCCCTCTAGAAGCCGGTTGTACATTGGTTAAGAATCCCCAACATTTAATAGACACATACAGCTCAAATCCGGAATATTATAATTTTAGCAAAGACGAGGAAATCCCATCTCAAAACTTTTTTGAATTTGGGCTACAAAATTCCCGAGGTTTCAGGGCACTAAAAGTATGGCTCACTCTGCAACAAGCTGGTAAAAATGGTTACATTAAAATGATTAACGAAGATATAGAATTGGCAAAACTGTTGTTTGCCCTGGCGCTAAAACACCCTGAACTGGATGCTGTTACCCAAAACCTAAGTATCACAACTTTGAGATATATTCCTTTGGAGCAAACATTGGACAATACAAAAAAGGAAGAGTATCTAAATAAATTAAATGAAGCTTTACTTGATGAAACACAAAAGGCCGGTGAAATGTTTTTATCGAATGCAATCGTAAATGGAAAGTATTGTTTAAGGGCCTGCATCGTTAATTTCAGAACAACAGAAAAAGATATCGAAGAAATAATTGAAATAATCGTTAGAGAAGGACGAAAAACACATATCAAACTCTCTTCCTGA
- a CDS encoding alpha/beta fold hydrolase yields the protein MTGKSIFVIFFLYLITGCVTQKEISGKIDIPNSIFEYTAEGNGIPCVAFTGSENLGHRLYSEKFRNKFLLIHADPSQLDSTMVSTLTVDMILDDIEKVRKALNLPQIAVIGHSMFGTLPLDYALKYPQKISYSISTGSKPSRAKKYKDIIKDYWETNASDERKEVYTKNMEEFSKLNMNKLTPTQKFVKYYTANIPRFCFDLQFDMSEFWGDTEINMDFLDHFRKELSTYDNSAKYKTISTPVLVISGRHDYSAPYVLWGEIKNENPSLTFHVFDNSGHNPSIEIPEQFDDFVIQWLYRN from the coding sequence ATGACTGGAAAATCAATTTTTGTAATTTTCTTTTTGTACTTAATTACCGGGTGTGTCACTCAAAAAGAAATTTCTGGCAAAATAGATATACCTAATTCGATTTTCGAGTATACAGCTGAGGGAAATGGGATACCATGTGTTGCTTTTACAGGTAGCGAGAATCTTGGGCATAGATTATATTCAGAGAAATTTCGAAATAAATTCTTATTAATCCACGCTGATCCAAGCCAATTAGATTCAACTATGGTAAGTACCTTAACTGTCGACATGATTTTAGATGACATAGAAAAGGTCCGTAAGGCACTTAATTTACCCCAAATAGCAGTTATTGGACACTCAATGTTTGGCACATTGCCTCTTGATTATGCATTGAAATACCCACAAAAAATTTCTTATTCAATTTCAACAGGATCAAAACCATCCAGAGCAAAGAAATACAAAGATATTATAAAGGATTACTGGGAAACAAATGCTTCAGATGAGAGGAAAGAGGTCTATACAAAAAACATGGAAGAATTTTCAAAGTTAAACATGAACAAACTTACTCCGACTCAAAAATTTGTTAAGTACTATACAGCAAATATCCCTAGATTTTGTTTTGATCTTCAATTCGATATGTCAGAATTTTGGGGAGATACAGAAATCAATATGGATTTTCTTGATCATTTTAGGAAAGAATTATCTACTTATGATAATTCTGCTAAATACAAAACAATAAGCACACCTGTCTTAGTCATATCTGGGCGTCATGATTATTCAGCTCCATATGTCCTGTGGGGCGAAATCAAAAATGAAAATCCTAGTTTAACTTTTCATGTATTTGATAATTCAGGACATAATCCAAGTATAGAAATACCAGAACAGTTCGATGATTTTGTGATTCAATGGCTTTACAGAAATTAA
- a CDS encoding NAD(P)/FAD-dependent oxidoreductase, whose protein sequence is MCKILMNNFDLIVVGAGPAGLLSAGRAAELGAKVLVLEKMRSEGRKLLITGKGRCNITNNKPITEFIKHVYPKGRFLRNAFSHFYSDDIMALLHRYGVESSLSRGGRYFPTSNKAADVLEALLKWVNELKVEIRCGEKVEKLLVENNIVRGVQANGKNLMAEKIIIATGGKSYPATGSNGDGYELARRVGHSIVKARPALVPLETEGGIAQKLQGLNLKNVRASVWVENKKIAEEFGEMIFTHFGLSGPIILTLSRTVVDELQKKNRVDVSIDLKPALDEQKLDRRLQRDLNEHGKKKIGNIFSFWLPSKMIPVFIELLGIDSEKECHQISGKERKQIRHLLKNLPFKISHHRSFKEAIITAGGIPTSEISQKTMESKIIKNLYFAGEMIDVDAKTGGYNLQIAYSTGWLAGHSSITK, encoded by the coding sequence ATGTGTAAAATTCTTATGAATAATTTTGATCTTATTGTTGTTGGCGCAGGCCCTGCCGGGTTACTGTCTGCAGGAAGAGCAGCTGAATTAGGTGCGAAAGTGTTGGTTTTGGAAAAGATGCGTTCTGAGGGGCGTAAGCTTTTAATTACCGGGAAAGGGCGTTGTAATATTACCAACAATAAACCAATTACCGAGTTTATAAAACATGTCTACCCCAAAGGCCGTTTTCTACGTAACGCTTTTTCGCATTTTTATTCCGATGATATTATGGCATTGTTGCACAGATATGGCGTTGAATCCAGCTTAAGCCGTGGTGGCCGATATTTCCCAACCAGCAATAAAGCGGCTGATGTTTTGGAAGCATTATTAAAATGGGTCAACGAATTAAAAGTGGAAATACGATGCGGCGAAAAAGTTGAAAAACTGCTTGTTGAAAATAATATTGTCAGAGGGGTTCAGGCCAATGGTAAAAATCTTATGGCTGAAAAAATAATCATTGCAACCGGTGGCAAATCTTATCCGGCAACAGGCTCCAATGGCGATGGTTATGAGTTGGCAAGGCGAGTGGGTCACTCCATTGTCAAAGCACGGCCGGCATTGGTACCATTGGAAACAGAAGGGGGCATTGCACAAAAACTTCAGGGTCTTAATCTGAAAAATGTGCGGGCATCTGTTTGGGTAGAAAACAAAAAAATAGCTGAAGAATTTGGTGAAATGATATTTACGCATTTTGGATTGTCGGGACCGATTATCCTTACTTTAAGCCGCACTGTAGTTGATGAGCTTCAAAAGAAAAACAGGGTAGATGTCAGCATTGATCTTAAGCCGGCGCTAGATGAACAAAAACTTGATCGTCGTTTACAACGTGATTTGAATGAGCATGGCAAAAAGAAGATTGGTAATATTTTCAGTTTTTGGTTGCCCTCAAAAATGATCCCGGTTTTTATAGAGCTTTTGGGAATCGATTCGGAGAAAGAATGCCATCAGATTTCCGGTAAAGAACGAAAACAAATCCGGCATTTACTAAAAAATCTGCCTTTTAAAATTTCACATCACCGTTCTTTTAAAGAGGCAATCATTACAGCAGGCGGCATTCCAACCAGTGAAATATCCCAGAAAACCATGGAATCCAAAATTATAAAAAATCTCTATTTTGCCGGTGAAATGATTGACGTGGATGCCAAGACAGGCGGTTATAATTTGCAAATTGCATATTCAACTGGGTGGCTTGCCGGACACTCATCTATAACAAAATGA
- a CDS encoding damage-inducible protein DinB, producing the protein MKELFREIFEYHFEFNQRMFKEIEKEIKHLPETSFPLFCHILNAHQIWNARILSGDLFGVNQIHEISECSKINLDNYQNTFNILDDVDFGKIIHYQNSRGEKFNNKVSDILFHIANHSTHHRGQIISDFRKSGIQPIVSDYIFYKR; encoded by the coding sequence ATGAAAGAATTGTTTAGGGAAATATTTGAATACCACTTTGAATTTAATCAGAGAATGTTTAAAGAAATAGAAAAGGAAATAAAGCATTTGCCTGAAACAAGTTTCCCTTTATTTTGCCATATTTTAAACGCCCATCAAATTTGGAATGCACGAATTTTATCCGGTGATTTATTTGGAGTAAATCAAATTCATGAAATATCAGAGTGCTCTAAAATAAATCTGGACAATTATCAGAATACGTTTAATATTTTGGATGATGTAGATTTTGGTAAAATAATTCATTATCAAAACTCAAGAGGTGAGAAGTTTAACAACAAGGTCAGTGATATTTTATTTCACATTGCCAACCATTCAACACATCATCGGGGACAAATAATATCAGATTTTAGAAAAAGTGGAATTCAACCCATCGTTTCAGATTACATTTTTTATAAAAGATAG
- a CDS encoding SRPBCC family protein, with protein MKIKGSIDISQPKSMVAKLFADPGNLKEYQDGFVKKELISGSEGQEGAVSKMYYSDGKRDMLLTETITSNRLPDSFEAFYHHEHMDNTMKCTFSSLSENQTRYDYEFEYTRINWVMPKLMAILFPGIYRKQGEKWMRQFKEFAEKQ; from the coding sequence ATGAAAATTAAAGGTTCTATAGATATCAGCCAGCCTAAAAGTATGGTTGCAAAATTGTTTGCTGATCCGGGCAACCTAAAAGAGTACCAGGATGGATTTGTCAAGAAAGAATTGATCAGCGGCAGTGAAGGTCAGGAAGGTGCCGTTTCAAAAATGTATTATTCTGATGGCAAGCGAGATATGCTGCTCACAGAAACAATCACATCCAATCGTCTACCCGATTCATTTGAAGCATTCTACCATCATGAGCACATGGACAATACTATGAAATGTACGTTTTCATCACTTTCTGAAAACCAGACACGGTACGATTATGAATTTGAGTATACACGGATTAATTGGGTGATGCCAAAACTGATGGCCATTTTATTCCCGGGAATATACCGAAAACAAGGCGAAAAATGGATGAGACAATTTAAGGAGTTTGCAGAAAAACAATGA
- the pbpC gene encoding penicillin-binding protein 1C, with protein sequence MNLLFPKPRSFYKNRKSIVFISLIFIFLSLILWPVSQPFPVDYSTIVYDRNGEMLSVFLNKGEQWHFPPNDSLIVPEKLKKSVTQFEDRYFDYHPGVNLISLARATWQNISSGKVISGASTITMQVARLSNPKKRTIWSKILEMFYAVRLEVWYSKSEILNMYLNHAPYGGNTVGYRAASWRYFGKEPTALTWAESATLAVLPNAPGLISPQSNPQKLLTKRDRLLQNLEIEGIISEQDLQLARLEKIPAKVFDLPFEAPHFTTKINKTVKQGRVFFSSIDQKIQKRAEEIISNHAGYLQQQGISNAAAIVCNTQSGEITAYIGSHDFWDKENNGMVDGVLAPRSSGSILKPLLYALSMDDGLILPTTKMRDIPTFYGPFSPSNADEKFRGVVTAQTALTHSLNIPAVRLLNTFGYADFYEYLKLSGLNHLFRSADDYGLPLILGGAEVTLLEMAQMYCSLATPLINREQFTSEDVESTKKKNAINKNKIKENILDYTLLSETKSRFQSGRTQRAPRLNESQSIISKGAAYLTLQMLKEVNRPGAEYYWQQFQNQWPLAWKTGTSYGQRDAWAVGVNPQWTIAVWAGNFTGEGNPELAGSRSAGPILFDLFNMLPKDKSLHWFERPENELSDVKICKWSGNLDSEHCPDPVIADAPRLMKTMRLCPWHRSLFVDTKEKYEVCSLCWQEGAYHKVQKLILPADINQYLRQQGQIIEKVPMHNPACPGEHNEPVLEIIYPTENAHIWVPRDYDGLYQKVTIRAVHRQENIKVFWYLDDFYAGETSESHVKNLSLENGWHRLVLVDENGRKSERHFFSGKN encoded by the coding sequence GTGAACCTATTATTTCCAAAGCCCCGCTCATTTTATAAAAACCGAAAATCAATAGTCTTTATTTCTTTGATATTCATTTTTTTGTCTTTGATTTTATGGCCGGTAAGCCAGCCATTCCCGGTTGATTATTCCACAATTGTTTATGACCGAAATGGAGAAATGTTATCGGTTTTTTTAAATAAAGGCGAACAATGGCATTTCCCACCTAATGATTCTCTGATTGTGCCTGAGAAACTGAAGAAAAGTGTTACCCAATTTGAAGACCGTTATTTTGATTATCACCCGGGTGTGAACCTAATTTCCCTTGCGCGGGCAACCTGGCAAAATATCTCATCGGGAAAAGTTATAAGTGGTGCAAGTACAATAACCATGCAAGTGGCCAGATTAAGTAATCCTAAAAAAAGAACAATCTGGAGCAAGATTTTGGAAATGTTTTATGCTGTGCGACTGGAGGTTTGGTACTCCAAATCAGAAATCCTTAACATGTATTTAAACCATGCGCCGTATGGCGGCAACACTGTTGGCTACCGCGCTGCAAGCTGGCGTTATTTTGGTAAAGAACCAACCGCACTTACCTGGGCAGAATCTGCAACATTGGCTGTTTTACCAAACGCTCCTGGGCTAATTTCTCCCCAGAGCAACCCGCAAAAATTATTAACCAAACGTGACCGGCTTTTACAAAATCTGGAAATTGAGGGCATAATTTCTGAACAGGATTTACAATTGGCCCGGCTGGAAAAAATCCCTGCAAAAGTTTTTGATTTGCCTTTTGAAGCGCCACATTTTACAACTAAAATAAATAAAACTGTAAAACAGGGCAGGGTATTTTTTAGCTCAATCGATCAAAAAATACAAAAAAGAGCTGAGGAAATAATAAGCAATCATGCCGGGTATTTACAACAGCAAGGTATTTCCAATGCGGCCGCTATAGTGTGTAATACACAATCCGGCGAGATAACAGCTTATATTGGATCTCACGATTTTTGGGACAAAGAAAACAATGGAATGGTTGATGGTGTTCTTGCACCTCGTTCATCCGGCTCTATTTTAAAACCACTTTTATATGCTTTAAGCATGGATGACGGCCTGATTTTGCCAACTACAAAAATGCGTGATATCCCAACTTTTTATGGACCTTTCTCACCGTCTAATGCTGATGAAAAATTTCGTGGTGTTGTAACAGCGCAAACAGCTTTGACACATTCTTTAAATATTCCTGCTGTACGTTTACTAAATACATTTGGCTATGCAGATTTTTATGAATATTTGAAATTGTCAGGTCTTAACCATCTTTTCAGATCAGCGGATGATTATGGGTTGCCTCTTATTTTGGGTGGCGCTGAAGTTACGCTTTTAGAAATGGCACAAATGTATTGCAGCCTGGCAACTCCATTAATAAATAGAGAACAGTTTACCTCAGAGGACGTAGAAAGCACGAAGAAAAAAAATGCAATAAACAAAAACAAAATCAAAGAAAATATTTTAGATTACACTCTGTTGAGTGAAACGAAATCCCGATTTCAATCGGGGCGTACTCAGCGGGCTCCGCGGTTAAATGAGTCACAGTCAATAATTTCAAAAGGTGCAGCATATTTAACTCTTCAAATGCTTAAAGAAGTAAACCGTCCGGGAGCGGAATACTACTGGCAGCAGTTTCAAAACCAATGGCCATTGGCCTGGAAAACCGGAACGAGTTATGGCCAGCGCGATGCCTGGGCAGTTGGCGTCAATCCCCAATGGACAATAGCAGTTTGGGCCGGAAATTTTACCGGGGAAGGTAACCCTGAATTAGCCGGTTCACGCAGCGCCGGACCTATCCTTTTTGATTTGTTTAACATGCTGCCCAAAGACAAATCTTTACACTGGTTTGAGCGTCCGGAGAATGAATTAAGTGATGTAAAAATCTGTAAATGGAGTGGCAATCTCGACTCAGAACATTGCCCTGATCCGGTTATTGCAGATGCACCACGCTTAATGAAAACCATGCGCCTTTGTCCCTGGCACCGTTCGCTTTTTGTGGACACAAAAGAAAAATACGAGGTTTGTTCTTTGTGCTGGCAGGAAGGTGCATATCATAAAGTTCAAAAACTTATTCTGCCTGCGGATATAAATCAATACCTGCGCCAGCAAGGCCAGATAATTGAAAAGGTGCCGATGCACAATCCTGCATGCCCGGGAGAACACAATGAACCCGTTTTGGAGATAATCTACCCTACGGAAAATGCGCACATTTGGGTTCCGCGTGATTATGATGGATTATATCAAAAAGTGACCATCCGTGCTGTTCACCGCCAGGAAAATATAAAAGTTTTTTGGTATCTGGATGATTTTTATGCAGGTGAAACAAGCGAATCCCATGTAAAAAACCTGAGTCTTGAAAATGGCTGGCACAGGCTGGTTTTAGTTGATGAAAATGGCCGCAAATCAGAACGCCACTTTTTTAGCGGGAAGAATTGA
- a CDS encoding Eco47II family restriction endonuclease: MYVDFVSDDHFKDCVRHVLEPYNNATQLKISLEEAIDRGDIFMSSLFSNVVDPFKMTFEIEKIGITEWVKKEILRQLDKSVEQKMGEFHQKLLGGVSGWEDLQVGNEVDLKNEEENIFIEIKNKFNTCSSDALKGVRRKLEEITRANHEARAYWAYVIANSVLRSGEDVWIKKGFNKIDNVKKVWGANVYELVTGSPDSLEEVYSILPKVINDVLFETEAVEISVLIDEIIVLLEPHLQEIQNNIFNIVFRNR, encoded by the coding sequence ATGTATGTAGATTTTGTTTCAGATGATCATTTTAAGGATTGTGTAAGACATGTATTAGAACCATACAATAATGCAACTCAATTAAAAATCTCTTTGGAAGAAGCAATTGACCGAGGTGATATATTTATGAGCAGCTTGTTTAGCAATGTAGTCGATCCATTTAAAATGACTTTTGAAATTGAGAAAATTGGAATAACAGAATGGGTAAAAAAAGAAATACTGCGTCAATTAGATAAATCTGTTGAACAGAAAATGGGTGAGTTTCATCAGAAGTTATTGGGAGGTGTATCAGGCTGGGAAGATTTACAAGTTGGAAATGAAGTAGATTTAAAAAATGAAGAGGAAAATATTTTTATTGAAATTAAAAATAAGTTCAACACATGTAGTTCTGATGCCCTAAAAGGTGTCCGTAGAAAATTAGAGGAAATTACAAGAGCTAATCATGAAGCAAGAGCATATTGGGCGTATGTTATTGCAAACTCAGTATTGCGGTCTGGTGAAGATGTTTGGATAAAAAAGGGTTTTAATAAGATTGATAATGTTAAAAAAGTATGGGGGGCAAATGTTTATGAACTTGTTACTGGTAGCCCTGATTCATTAGAAGAAGTATATTCTATTTTACCAAAAGTAATAAATGATGTATTATTTGAAACCGAAGCAGTAGAAATATCAGTTTTAATTGATGAAATCATTGTCTTGCTTGAGCCACACCTTCAGGAAATCCAAAACAATATCTTTAATATAGTTTTTAGGAATAGATGA
- the dcm gene encoding DNA (cytosine-5-)-methyltransferase, which translates to MKEFYTLSEVADLLGKSKETLRRWDNNGKLNAVREPMSNYRVYRKEQLSIFDELDFLFNPDHKDNKIEANFKYNVIELFAGAGGLAIGLEQAGLSCLALNEIDHWAAETLRTNRPKWNVIEDDVKNLNLKKYENKVDVVTGGFPCQAFSYAGNKLGFKDARGTLFYEFARIVDEVKPLICVGENVRGLLNHDNGRTLEGMVSILDELGYKVLNPKILKAIFYNVPQKRERILIVGIRKDIEIDFEFPKPYKKIYNLKDALKKGELYPTDVPKSGGTKYPKRKKEILKMVPPGGYWRDLPLETQKEYMMKSFYLGGGKTGMARRMSWDEPSLTLTCSPAQKQTERCHPDETRPFTVNEYARIQTFPDDWSFAGSINQQYKQIGNAVPVNLAKEIGYSLVRFLNDVYKNHPEFLPKKVIYS; encoded by the coding sequence ATGAAGGAATTCTACACTTTATCAGAAGTTGCTGATCTTTTAGGTAAAAGTAAAGAAACTTTACGACGGTGGGACAATAACGGAAAATTAAATGCAGTTCGAGAACCCATGAGCAATTACAGGGTATACCGAAAAGAGCAGCTCTCAATTTTTGATGAGCTCGATTTTTTATTTAATCCCGATCACAAAGACAACAAAATTGAAGCAAATTTTAAATACAATGTTATCGAGCTTTTTGCTGGTGCTGGTGGTTTAGCTATTGGATTAGAACAGGCTGGTTTAAGCTGTTTAGCGCTGAATGAAATAGACCATTGGGCAGCAGAAACACTAAGAACAAACAGGCCAAAATGGAATGTGATCGAGGATGATGTCAAAAATCTTAATTTAAAAAAATATGAAAATAAAGTAGATGTTGTAACAGGAGGGTTTCCTTGTCAGGCTTTTAGTTATGCAGGCAATAAGCTTGGGTTCAAGGATGCCAGAGGGACTTTATTTTATGAATTTGCCAGAATTGTTGATGAAGTGAAACCGTTGATTTGCGTTGGTGAAAATGTAAGGGGACTTTTAAATCACGACAATGGGCGCACACTAGAAGGTATGGTTTCGATACTTGATGAACTTGGATATAAGGTTCTAAATCCAAAAATACTTAAAGCAATTTTTTATAACGTACCGCAAAAGCGTGAAAGGATTTTAATTGTCGGAATACGAAAAGATATTGAAATAGACTTTGAGTTTCCAAAACCTTATAAAAAAATATATAACCTGAAAGATGCCCTGAAAAAAGGTGAACTTTATCCGACTGATGTTCCAAAATCAGGTGGTACAAAATATCCGAAACGTAAAAAAGAAATCTTGAAAATGGTGCCTCCTGGTGGATATTGGCGTGACTTACCACTTGAAACCCAAAAAGAATATATGATGAAAAGCTTTTATCTTGGTGGTGGCAAAACAGGAATGGCACGTAGAATGAGTTGGGACGAACCAAGTTTAACTTTAACATGCAGCCCGGCACAGAAACAAACAGAACGATGTCACCCAGATGAAACAAGACCATTTACGGTTAATGAATATGCACGTATACAAACTTTTCCGGATGATTGGAGTTTTGCCGGTTCAATTAATCAACAATACAAGCAAATTGGCAATGCGGTTCCGGTAAACTTGGCCAAAGAAATTGGGTATTCACTTGTTAGATTTCTAAATGATGTATATAAAAATCACCCAGAATTTTTGCCAAAAAAAGTCATCTATTCCTAA
- a CDS encoding very short patch repair endonuclease, whose protein sequence is MVKYDDEEIIKVPRFKDVEGFYTTKERSELMSKIKGKNTKPELDFRKELWRRGIRYRINYKKLPGKPDIVSKKYKLIIFIDGEFWHGYNWNEKKQKIKSNRDFWIPKIERNMQRDRHNNETLKNMGYKVFRFWDFEIKKHLTECLEQVFDYLNEIEIKYKNN, encoded by the coding sequence ATGGTGAAATATGATGATGAAGAAATAATAAAAGTACCGCGTTTCAAGGATGTTGAAGGTTTTTATACAACTAAAGAACGATCCGAGTTAATGTCTAAAATAAAAGGTAAGAATACGAAACCTGAATTAGACTTTAGAAAAGAACTTTGGCGAAGAGGGATAAGGTATAGAATCAATTACAAAAAGCTCCCAGGAAAGCCTGATATTGTAAGTAAAAAATATAAGCTCATTATTTTTATTGATGGTGAGTTTTGGCACGGCTATAATTGGAATGAGAAAAAACAAAAGATAAAATCTAATCGGGATTTTTGGATTCCTAAAATTGAGCGTAACATGCAAAGGGACAGGCATAATAATGAGACACTTAAAAATATGGGTTATAAGGTTTTTAGGTTTTGGGATTTTGAAATAAAAAAACATTTAACTGAATGCCTTGAACAGGTGTTTGATTATTTAAACGAAATAGAAATCAAATATAAAAATAACTGA
- a CDS encoding winged helix-turn-helix transcriptional regulator: MVQTTINKRFDAHLGVHGISFSEFIIMFHLSIAPQQKLRRIDLAGRVGLTASGITRLLAPMEKIGLIEKETNQRDARVSLVRLSNTGTKILGEASLTLEHAATSILQNADNESLEALHRLLNNLGATIE; this comes from the coding sequence ATGGTTCAGACTACAATAAATAAACGTTTTGACGCGCACTTGGGCGTGCATGGGATAAGTTTTAGCGAATTTATAATTATGTTTCACTTAAGTATTGCCCCACAACAAAAATTAAGGCGCATTGATTTAGCCGGCCGGGTTGGTTTAACAGCCTCCGGGATAACACGGCTTTTAGCACCAATGGAAAAAATTGGTTTGATAGAAAAAGAAACGAATCAACGGGATGCACGGGTTAGTCTTGTAAGACTATCAAATACCGGGACAAAGATATTGGGAGAAGCTTCTTTAACTTTGGAACATGCGGCAACCAGTATATTACAAAACGCCGATAATGAATCATTAGAAGCCTTGCATCGGCTTTTAAATAATCTTGGTGCAACGATAGAATAA